The following are encoded in a window of Castanea sativa cultivar Marrone di Chiusa Pesio chromosome 5, ASM4071231v1 genomic DNA:
- the LOC142637401 gene encoding cysteine-rich receptor-like protein kinase 10 — protein sequence MVQFHIVPKVFQLHMLFVFLALLWDLAYADPPYKNCSDTGNYAVTSPFQNNLNNILHSLSSNASISKFYNTSTGNDTDRVYGLYMCLDYVTNESCHDCITTASHDMLKLCPSTTEAVVWEEICQLRYSKKSFFGILDITGNIPLDNKKNNSQPELFKSIVNVTLNALAYQAAFKLSANMYATGEAAFQDKTIYALVQCTRDLSANDCNFCLQSATADILRVYYYSVGARLLSRSCFLRYELYSFYGGTPNSPGSSQVGGIQMKLWMIVVVTAVSACLVIVLLGSYVYHRMMNKNGKKQILEHGMIQNIGSSSNLHLHHQHFQGKYESKSQEFPFFNLASLQAATNNFGDSNKLGQGGFGPVYKGILSDGKEVAIKRLSCYSEQGSEEFTNEVLLIMKLQHKNLVRLLGFCIDGEEMLLVYEFMPNNSLDVILFDPRNHAQLNWSRRLNIITGIARGILYLHEDSRLRIIHRDLKASNVLLDYEMNPKISDFGMARIFAGNEDATNTTTIVGTYGYMAPEYAMGGIYSIKSDVFSFGVLLLEIISGKRNAGFHQSKHASSLLAYAWKLWNEGKALELMDPLLIDSFNKDEFLRHVQIGLLCVQEDASDRPTMSAVVVMLKSETVSLSPPERPAFSMGRFADINETDPDCISVSGLSISNIRPR from the exons ATGGTTCAATTCCACATTGTTCCAAAAGTCTTTCAATTGCATATGCTCTTTGTCTTCCTTGCCCTCCTATGGGATCTGGCCTATGCTGACCCTCCATATAAAAATTGTTCAGACACTGGTAACTATGCAGTTACTAGTCCATTTCAGAATAATCTTAACAATATCCTCCATTCTTTATCCTCGAATGCTTCCATTTCCAAATTCTACAATACCTCCACTGGCAATGACACAGATAGAGTTTATGGTCTCTACATGTGCCTCGACTATGTTACAAACGAAAGCTGTCACGACTGCATAACTACGGCTTCACACGATATGTTGAAGCTTTGTCCAAGTACAACAGAAGCAGTGGTATGGGAGGAGATATGTCAATTGCGCTACtccaaaaaaagtttttttggcATATTAGATATCACAGGAAATATTCCCTTAGATAACAAGAAGAATAATTCACAACCAGAATTGTTCAAATCTATTGTGAACGTGACATTGAATGCGCTTGCCTATCAGGCTGCTTTCAAGCTTTCAGCTAACATGTATGCTACTGGAGAAGCAGCCTTTCAAGACAAAACAATCTATGCTTTAGTACAGTGCACTAGAGACCTGTCTGCCAATGACTGTAATTTTTGCCTTCAGAGTGCTACAGCAGATATTTTGAGGGTCTACTATTACTCCGTTGGTGCAAGACTTCTTAGTCGTAGTTGCTTCTTGAGATATGAATTGTATTCCTTTTATGGAGGCACACCTAACTCTCCTGGTTCTTCACAAGTGGGAG GTATTCAAATGAAATTGTGGATGATTGTAGTTGTTACTGCTGTATCAGCATGCTTGGTGATAGTCCTTCTGGGTTCCTATGTTTACCATCGTATGATGAATAAAAATG GGAAGAAGCAAATTTTAGAACATGGAATGATTCAAAACATTGGTAGTTCCAGTAACTTACACTTACATCACCAGCATTTTCAAGGAAAATATGAATCGAAATCTCAGGAGTTCCCCTTTTTTAATTTGGCATCTCTGCAAGCAGCTACCAACAACTTTGGTGATTCAAATAAGCTTGGGCAAGGTGGCTTTGGTCCTGTTTACAAG GGCATACTAAGTGATGGAAAGGAAGTAGCAATTAAGAGGCTCTCATGCTACTCTGAGCAGGGTTCAGAGGAATTTACAAATGAGGTTCTACTAATAATGAAACTTCAACACAAAAATCTTGTCAGGCTTCTGGGGTTTTGCATAGATGGAGAGGAAATGCTACTTGTCTATGAATTCATGCCCAATAATAGCCTAGATGTGATTCTCTTTG atccaaggaatcatgCACAACTCAATTGGAGCAGACGTCTTAATATAATAACTGGAATTGCACGTGGAATTCTTTATCTTCATGAGGATTCTCGACTTAGAATTATTCATAGGGACCTAAAAGCTAGCAATGTATTGTTGGACTATGAGATGAATCCTAAGATCTCAGACTTTGGAATGGCGAGGATCTTTGCAGGAAATGAAGACGCAACTAATACTACTACAATAGTGGGGACATA TGGATACATGGCTCCAGAATATGCTATGGGAGGAATATATTCTATTAAGTCTGACGTGTTTAGTTTTGGAGTACTCTTGCTTGAGATCATATCAGGGAAGAGAAATGCTGGCTTCCATCAATCAAAACATGCTTCTAGCCTCCTAGCATAT GCATGGAAACTATGGAATGAAGGAAAGGCGTTGGAGCTAATGGATCCTTTATTGATTGACTCATTCAATAAAGATGAATTTCTAAGACACGTACAAATTGGACTTTTGTGTGTTCAAGAAGATGCATCTGATAGGCCAACAATGTCAGCTGTGGTTGTAATGTTGAAAAGTGAAACTGTGAGTCTTAGCCCACCTGAACGACCTGCCTTTTCGATGGGTAGATTCGCTGATATCAACGAAACTGATCCTGATTGTATCTCTGTTTCCGGCTTATCAATTTCCAATATTAGGCCACGGTGA